The DNA region CCTGAGGATTTTTATGCTAAAAGGTCTGCATTGCGTCGTTCAACATTCCAGAGTTCCATCTCTGAGCTACCTACTGCATATATCTCTCTTGTGGGTCAGACTCCTTTTCATGGTCTTTATTATGAAGATGCCACTAACCACTTAGAGGCATTCGAAGATTTAGTTTCGACCATCAAATGCAATGGAGTCCCTGAAGACTACTACTTCTGCAAATTATTCTCATATTCTCTTGCTGGAGAAGCAGCATGTTGGTTCAGGAAGTTGCCACAAGGATCTGTTACTACCTGGAAAGACATCACAAATGCCTTCCTCAACAACTTCCGATGTGATGCTGCAGCAAATTTAGAGATTGAGAAGAGAGCTATGCTGGAATATATGGTAGAGGATGATGAACAGATGGCACCTGAAGAACTGAGTAGAGTAGAAGAAGCCGATATTAGTGACACAAGCTCAGCATCGATCAACCCCGCGACCTCGACATTGATTGACACTATCACTTCAGCATCAATCGACACCAGCAtctcaacatcgatcgacaacgaCATTTGTCACAGATCGACACCACCCAAAATTCCTGAAAGTTCGAGTCGTCCTCAGGACATTGCAGACTCGACACAGAAGAACATTGATGTATCAAGTTGTTATCCCAACCAATATGTAGAAAAAGAGATCACCATGGAAGATTTCTTGGAGCTAGAAGAATTTTTGGAGTTGGAGGATGGAGAACAACTTGGAGACTTGGATTCGAGTGTAGAAGTCACTATGAGAGACTTCATAGAGCTGGAGGAATGGCTTGAGTCGGAACGGAAGCTTGATGACGAGCGAAACACTGAGAGAAAAAATATGGAGACTTCGTCAAAGactagcatcgatcgataccaaccGGATGAGATCGATCGACACCCTCCAGATATCATTGATCGACACCTACCCgagtacatcgatcgacacacatcgTTTGATGAGCTACCAGGAGGATGCACAGTTAAGCCGGAACCGACTGAAGTGAGAATGCACAAGTCTGTGTCCTCATACCTTGCTGTCCCTAAACATCTAAGACCAATATGCGTAAAAGAAGCTGATGGGATTTGCAAAAGAATGAAGAGAATACATGACCCTGTGAAGATTGTGGTTCCCTGTACCGTGTTTGAAGCTGAATCTCCTATACCACCAGATAGAGGTATACGTCTTGATTCTTACAATGGAGTGTTTAAGAATCATCAGCATGTAGTAGCTTCTCAGAGAGAGATGAGGTGTAGAACTGAAGTCGACAAAGTATCCAGAGAAGGAGtctcgatcgacactgttcagaacacatcgatcgataatatcactccaccatcgatcgacatctaccGGATACCACCAATCGACATCATCAATCTGTCATTGATCGACACTACCACTGgttcatcgatcgataccagacGCGAATCAGAGCAGAATGAGTATGAAGTGTgtggaaatatttttgatggagATACCACCACACGTTCAGACAAGTCTGggggaaagatgatgatgaattggaggaagaggaaaagaacCAAAAGGGATCCCCAGTTATCATTGATTCCTCACTTCTCCGATGATGTCAGGAAATCTGGAGCGAGACTACACAAGTCTGTggaaaagaagaggagaaattGGAAGAAGCGGAAACGAACCAAGGGAGGTTCTCAGTTACCATTGACTCCTTACTTTTCAGATTGTGTTAGGACATCCAGAGTGCACAGCAGATGCTTCACACATCCGTTTGCAAAGCTTAAAGCACTCCTTATTGCTGAGATGatagacaaaggagaaaagtctaTGGTGGAGGCTTTCACACAAGAATGATAAAGCCTCAAAGATTGGACATTTGAGATTTGTTTTGGAGCATATTCTCATTCTCATCCGGACTAAATCAGATCTCCAAAAGTCAAGCTCATGACTAAAAATAAGCgttgagtgggaggcaacccactgttaggtttgttttaaatttgttttattttcatatactactgctttttatttttaattattgcaggtaaaaaaaaaaaagatgaacagtAAGCCCGACACGGTAGCAACAGTGCCGAGCAACACTGTAGCGaggacatcgatcgatactatagcaagcaaatcgatcgacactgtagcagaatcactgttcatccgaaaaaaaaaaatttagttaattcgttttattagttatttattactaacttttagacttttagtGTTTTATCTATGTTAGGTTACAGGAGAAGATTCATGGAAGAAGCATTGATATACCAATATCGACCGATGGTTGCAAACATTGGTCGACAGAGCATCACTAGCATcgatcgatcgccacttaattgtgttgatcgatagagcatcaagagtatcgatcgccacttaactttgttggtcaatattcacatcaaagttaggtatactgtttttccttgttaattattgtccttatgatttattcttcCACCAATCTTAGACTGTATAATACTGGTAACAGTGTTGTTTAAGTCTAGGGGAGGtcgtactaatattataatttagattagctatttagaaaagggacccgagtaaacgattgccttagtatcgaccgacgagaagaagtcgatatcgatcgacataaccaaATATTCCACGACCGATGACAACACATTTTCATCGATCAACATCTATTCCGGTCAGGTatttcgttctaacttgttaaattgagtACTTATGGTTTATTTCTCACCAACCTCCGACTTGATAACAACATTATAGtgttatttaagtctgggggaggttctactgatattgtgttttagttaaaaaaaaaaaaagatccaggTAAACGATTGCTCAGCACATCGACCGATGAGACCATGTCGATATCGTTCGACAGCGCTTCATCTTCAACGATCGATTGATACTTCATTATGTCGATCAACACAGACATCAGCGAGCTGGTATATCGttcttatttgttaattttgtgTTATTGCTTTATGATTTTCACCTTACCACCGACTGTTTTACACTGGGGatagtgtaatttaagtctggggggattacTAATGGTTATTTACTTTATGTGTCTTATTTAaagtgttttcaaaaagttttattgagtcaagaaggggatataatcttaatcgatttactacttgtcatctaaccactctttcGACCAGTCTTAGACTTACTGATtgcagaagtactagagatgctaaagtggatcaacctgtcaactatgtttgcacttgttgaaattgtttgaaggaaccaaagctgacctccaacctaatactgacttgatttgcttgtcttggggcttggtatacaagggatcggaatcctcctgcaagtctggaaggtaaaaagtctgtgtgtttctggttcccttccttctctctcttcggcatctcgagatctaagtttatgttataaaagattgaaatgatttcttgagaggcagagggataggtaaattacctgcgaccctattattctaaatctcgaggatgatcacacattgtggaaacgagggataggtaaattacctgtgaccccattattcgctacactttgtcaaaatgtatgagttacaaatgcaaatgtcaatgagatagactagatgacctttgtggcatcaaaacctattgaaattgaaactaataagagattcagagaagagagatgaggggagaaagggatcagagaagactacctgtgtgttcagaaacttgtttgagatgaatccatgtgtcctttgatcgatactcccaaggtaaagcctacacttttatttttatgcaataaatgaggttagtagaggggattgtcagacaggatctgttaagttgtggaactagtggaatttggttgctatactaggatattgtataatgtgcttctaaggttatgatgtttaatgatttggattgcactactagagagatgatgactgagtttttaaaattttttgagtccctactgttttcaaacatctttcagagagactgcctggttgttttgcttgaggacaagcaaaagggtaagtctgggggagttgatataccatggattttacccatttttacccatggtatataagtgttttatatactatttattatgtattgaagtctatttagagtatttacagattcagggacgatttggagatatatggtgattttggtgccttttggagtctttcgcagtgcaggactgcacagacgcttcagatgtttatcTGTCGATAGAGACCTTCCCACCGTAGGATTTAGCCCATTgtttgacacaagatagagctttgcgttagctttccaatgccaccagtttgaggtcaatccgcatcctgtagCGGAAGTTACACCCgatttactgaagagtggtcagtctgcctcgcgagagaaggctgccgagaagaggattgtatgtcgatcgacacagcacactgcatgtcgatcgacagggacatcagaatgtgggctgagtatatttcatgaccgactgaagcccaggagttaccacaaagttaccaaaacacccttgacgaccagaaaccctatttatgttatttctaagccattgttgacggctacgctttctacgctatcttattttcattgttcttggttaggagagaagggaggaactccttgagagtcctcctggaactcctttgcttttggttttatattatctattgcattttcatctattcatctatgatttctgtgacatacttcatgtctgaatagatccacctgttagatctatggttcagataggtttgtgggattagccccaaactatacttgctaagttgtgatattcatcaagtGGATTGAACTCTAtacttgttctagattagctaactagaacatagatcactaggatctttgatatcttgaattatccatttgagcttgcttgtctcccgttgagaagaacgacagttcctccttgagaccttgtggtcatattcggctcgcgcctaggcagatctagaagccgtcgatcgatatcccgacaggtgaatcgatcggcgctgcgaaaggtgtatcgctcgatatctcaaaaggatatcgaccgactctttttctgtgtcatcatgcgaaaggtgtggccagagatctagatattttaaccagtgattcattcacatatgttaagcggctgagatctatagtatcatgcaagcaacttattaaagcatttataaagattataatctccattcctgaatagaagccctagatctagctaccatccttccatcaaacagctccttgccaagctgaacgattatattgttcatcttgtttactgttttatttactgttttatcAATttcatttactgctttataatttatttactgttagcctaccttaatcataactattagatctagtgtgtgccttagctcattgtggattcgatccctaagtactataacttgacctcttttgatgagagtaattcactccttagggtaatttgagtgatatcatctatttccatccctttcagggtgttgtagaaaataaggtcaacGGAGCTTCCTATGTTTATCATAAGTTTAGGCACCTTGTATCCTGGGATGTTTAGGGTCACGATCAGGGCAtcgtcgtgaggtctgtcaaggtttgacgtCTCACTCTCCCAGAaggaaatcttagtattggactcggggttggtagacttaggtccagtgttggacacagccttccgtacgtgattcttaatagaattaacggagtcttgacatatgtcggatcctccaaggatacagtccaccctcgagtcggggctcgattgaggtgacggtttgctcaagagaacctcgatttgtaggctttttccttgggagaattttccaagaatcatatcgactcttttcttggaagctggaggtggcgaatctgtctccttctcaggtgacctttcgcgttttggagaggtatctctgggacctcttttctgatagggcggtggctttttaaggtccacgacctttatttctccggctgcgaatttagctgccagctgtcgttggaggtcccaatattcctcagttgagtgtcCTTCTCGGTTATGATAGgagcaatgtttgttcttatcaaagccttttgaccaagGAGTTTtatttgctgcggcgacaggtttttcttccttatcctcctcgattgcataggagTGTTCCCCCTGAGTCTGATTATTTCGGAggttcccctttttatgaggtccctttgcctctgaagattcacctttcgagtgattctgaggtttcttgtggagtttatccagtgcagttgtctcttcctccaaagtaatatatctagtggctctatgaagagcatcatcgatagttggaggagtattgagtgttagctccgtCCAGAAATCTGATTTATACCACAGACCtcttctaagggcctcgatggcgacttggtcgttgggattcgagagcttagttcttactgctctgaatttctcgatgtagactcgtagcgagtcccccattccttgtctgaccttctagaggtcggcctcagaggcttgcttcgggatatgggtcgagtactgcttcatgaaggcattagttaactgatcgaaactgtctatcgaggctggttcgagaccagaaaaccactcaagggctgttccaaccaggttttcggcgaatgtcctgcagtaacctgcttcacattcttcctgcgtaaaatgggcttttacgatagctaatcggaaggctctcaaataggcctctgggtcagaggtcccatcatactcaggaattctaatttttcgggtatctcttatgtaagagctggcaattctgtcactGAATGGAGTCCCACAGGTTTCTtcaatcaagctctcgatttcgggagctgagcttgTTGTCTTATGCACTTGAGCATTCAACTTtcggagagctgcgtgagtttgTTCCATATATCTGCGAACGGCGTCAGGTCCCTCTAAAGGATGGACATTTGGGTCATTATTAGGTATCTGACGAGCAGGTTCCTGGCGGAATTTTGTTGGCTCATCTTCCCATGCGATTGGTGGACTAAGTCGCTCACcggctcttgggttatcggtgTCTGCCCTATGATATCCGTCCGTATTCGGGGTTgatcttctggtttgataaaccgaagctgatgttctgcccccggatgggaaggatattcctgctcctGACCTAAAAATAGGTGGCGGAGGAGGCAAGCGAGTGCTCCGGTCAGCGATCTGACTGGGCGTagagctggttgtcgctacgttacttcccatagcactggtaaTGGGTGGGTTAAACTTGGGAGCTGTCCCAGCATGAGGTGTCTAGAAAGCAGATCCCCGTCCTTCcggagcagtgctatcaggagaAAATTCTAAACGTCCCCGGGGAAAAGAgggatcggtcaatcgatctcggaaagtgacccccggagtttgacgttgcggtggttgggttgttgcgtttagagatctagttatctcttcaaATCAATGCTGCCGAACtgctagctgatgcatcgtacgctcaTTTTCCTAAGCTTTGTCCActaattgcatcatcatctgacgaatctcagagagctgagcctccgtttgattcggagcggtttgctgctgaggattctcggtgatcgGAAGACCGGAGGCAGTTCCACCtgatgatctcgggttagtCACTCCAGTGGCAGTCTGGCTGGTTCGAGCGCTAGCCGgaggctgttgcccagatcggtgatcgccacgtcgaggctccggagttacgagactagagcctccatcgttcggtgagccatcgctctgaatcgggaggttaggGTCAGACGGATtcgttgtctgatcggtaggattcatcctcaagttagagtaagggattcgattgtttcttccccacagacggcgccaattgtgagggattaaactcacctcctggatttagatcaggttaaggtttaggaaaaggttagggaaagacaACGTGgactgaatcccgtaataacttgtagaatgaactttgatttgtattgatgattttgataaaagagttgttacagaagatgatctttgatgattacaaagacaatgagaatgttacaaaaataagaATGCTTTCAGAGTATCGTCTGGAATAAGGGTTGAATGAATAAGGATTGAATGCCCTTTTTCTTGATTGccttcttctttaaatagcctcaggccccATTTGATCACCACCAACTGGTTACCGtgatcccctccgtgatttgagggatttg from Raphanus sativus cultivar WK10039 chromosome 8, ASM80110v3, whole genome shotgun sequence includes:
- the LOC130498406 gene encoding uncharacterized protein LOC130498406 yields the protein MGDSLRVYIEKFRAVRTKLSNPNDQVAIEALRRGLWYKSDFWTELTLNTPPTIDDALHRATRYITLEEETTALDKLHKKPQNHSKGESSEAKGPHKKGNLRNNQTQGEHSYAIEEDKEEKPVAAANKTPWSKGFDKNKHCSYHNREGHSTEEYWDLQRQLAAKFAAGEIKVVDLKKPPPYQKRGPRDTSPKRERSPEKETDSPPPASKKRVDMILGKFSQGKSLQIEVLLSKPSPQSSPDSRVDCILGGSDICQDSVNSIKNHVRKAVSNTGPKSTNPESNTKISFWESETSNLDRPHDDALIVTLNIPGYKVPKLMINIGSSVDLIFYNTLKGMEIDDITQITLRSELLSSKEVKL